DNA from Macrobrachium rosenbergii isolate ZJJX-2024 chromosome 13, ASM4041242v1, whole genome shotgun sequence:
aaattaaatcttttttttagaaTCTATGGTTAAATGAAGATACGTATATTTAGATTtgcctttttatattatatatatatatatatatatatatatatatatatatatatatatatatatatatatatgtatatatatatataaatagggtaAATCCCCTATAATATACGTATCTTCTTTGAATATTGATTCtcaacaaaagatttaatttaaaaCAGAAAGGCGTGGGCTGACCGcctttacaagagagagagagagagagagagagatagaaatagagagagagatttgaaaaatatgattccataatgatatatatagatatatatatatatatatatatatatatatatatatatatatatatatatatgatatttgaaaaaatatgattatatatataatgatatatatatatatatatatatataaaggaaaacaaaaaataacaaaagaataaccaATATTTGCCAAATACGAATCGATCTTTTAAACTTTGATTAGAAACATTCGTGGGTGTAAGCACTCCCCTTGTCCTAGATTGACCCCTTGTCCTAGATTGACACTGAGCCTTTCATTGTCTTTTTGATAACTAGAACAAATGAATAATCAGTTTTTCCACTGCTAATTGATcaaccaaaaaattaaagaaacgagGCCTACGCAGATAATGAAAGTCATGAAATGAATATCGCCATTAttcgtaaaatattttaatctcgTCATGACACAAGCACTTTGCTTGCTTGATCCCTTCCTTTGATGGCTGCACTGCTTCTGAAATCGCCTGTCGGTTTTGTCAGATGAAAAGGTTTGACAGAACTCAAAGGATATATATgacctttttttgtcttttaatttgttttttattgtttttttctgggTATGAAGAGGACAAATTTGTTTGAGAACTCATCTCAGCTCTGGGACCTTAAATCAGAATAGAATTATCTCGACTGTTTTTTTGTTGTTCTGCCATTTTATTAATTTGGTGTCTCGTGTTTTTtcgtgagattattattattattattattattattattattattattattattattattattattattattattattattattattattattattattattattcaaaagttgaaccttattcatatggaacaagcccaccacgggggccattgactggaaattcacgcttccaaagaatattatgatgttcatttgaaagaaataaaagaaagtaaacacacacatactcacacatatatatatgtgtgtgtatgagtgagtgTGTATAGTATCTTTCCTACCAGAAATTAGGGCAAATTGTTAAACTAATTTTACTCTTACATCGGGCTAAATAATACACCAATTACATTATATGGTGTTCTACGGTTTACTATTAAAGATTCTATAATTAGTGAAgcattgtattatatatgtatggatgtattatacaaatgtatgtatgtatgtatgaatgtatgtatgtatgtatgtatgtatgtatgtatgtatgtatgtatgtatgtatgtatgtatgtatgatgtatgtatgtatgtatgtattatgtatgtatccGTTGACATTCCCAGAGTTTCAAGTTGTcccgtcaaagagagagagagagagagagagagagagtggctagATTTCGGTTGAATATTCCGTTTTTCAAGTACCAAAACATCATCTCCAGTCACCTGATATTGTGCCCTggagggaatctctctctctctctctctctctctctctctctctctctctctctctctctctctctctctctctctctcttaaggtgaCCCAGATTTCAGAGACGATCTCTggtatcattcttcttcttcttcttcttcttcttcttcttcttcttcttcttcttcttcttcttcttcttcttcttcttcttttatattttattttttctttcgtcctaatattctttcttcagtttcGTAATCTACGTTGCTTTGATTTTGTTGACATTTACTTCTTCCACTTTAAATGATACCGCTGGTCTAGAATTGGTATTATTTACTCTCCATCTGTCCTTAGCCTCTTCTTACAATTTTAAATCATTCCTCTGGTCTAAAATTGGTATTGTTTACTCTCCTTCTGTCCTTAgctgtttcttattcttttcaagtATAAAAAAGACTTGTTTTCATTAATGATCCTTATATACCTTTTTGGAATTTCCCTTAACCTGGTCTTCTCGTAAACAGAATAATGCCTGCTATTCCGGCACGCTTTGAAAAGTTCCCtatcatagttttattttaagcCTAACCATCAATTTTCAAGTATATTATTGATACCTGTGAGCTATTTGTTAGCTCAAGGTCCTTGCACTTAACTGGTATCCCGTGGCATTAACCGATCTACGTACTGACCAGGCTTGATATAACACAATTACGTTCGTCGGAAGACTGACATAGCATAAACACAAGCTTCAGAACTGATACTCTTTGCTCATATCAGTCCTATGTAGATAACAGTGATTTATTACATTTTggccagttaaaataaacaaaaaaaatctttaacttATTTTCTAAAGCCCAAGATGTAGGGAATATTAAACAGTTAATTATCGGAACGGTTCTTTGCAAATTTGCCGAGATAGCTCTCCGTTTCATGGTATTTACCCTACATATAGGCTTCTTATGTGGCTTTTCTGCAGAGAAAATTCTAGATTATAATTGTGTATATTGCCTGTATTTGCTAAAACTACGAAACGAGACTCGCGTGACCCTGCTCAGTAGGCTACCAATGCATTTGCACCTTGTTTAAGTTACTGAAGGATTAGGAATATAATGAAATAGTTTTGTCACAGCCGAAACAAAATCCCCctcgaaaaaattattttttgaacgtACGTAAGAAAAAACAATAGTGCAATGTCCCCGCTCAATGTGTTCTCTggggagaacatcccgttttctgcggtgcctttccgcgacctaaggtcgagcagaatatatatttatcatcacagttatagactatgtatatattgtctttccaagcaatcatttattatgtacaagtaacaagatatttatttcatatgtcagacattgtttatcactctgTTCTCTGTataaacctgtcctgtttttaaggaactagtttgacctcaggtcacctgtaaatctttgtatcaGAGGTCTCTGCGCACTACGCAGACGTCCACAAcacactttataagcagctactttttatcaataaatcagcagtgcttgtctccctgctcattacttcgcacctctctcacagtggtgactcCCGGAGTGGTTCttggaagccattaacggacccaaacggcgactaagtcttggcccaatgaatctaatccacgcccctaacggactaactatggcgctctaacaaagAATTCGGGCGttaaccgaccctcgtcggcaggtccccagcgtcattagcggacccacacggcacgctcccccagcgtgtattggcgtgagtgttcccagagaactccaagtgagagcgcgaagAGAGCATGGACAgagacattcccaaccatgtACAAATTACTGCGAACCTCTCGGaagcagacacctccctctcgcaaccaCCCCCCCCACGCGCACCTCCACACCGGTACTGCCGCCCCAGGCGACAGCTCCCGACCAACCAAAgatggcccttaacataaggctgccgccattcaccagggagaacgcagtgtcttggttctacagggtcgaggggcaattcagaatagcggGCCTGACTGACAAGGTGTTGACGGCGGACATTGCcattaacgccctcccggaggaaaCTTATAAGAAGATCGCCTCATGGTTGATGACAACGAcagtccccgccaccttccaagaactgaaatccactctcgtcgagacctgctccctgccggtctccgagagagctgcctgtgccctcgacctcgcccttaACCCCAGCAGGAGGGAAATCTCTTAGAAGTatggcacgccctccaggaccttctcctcctccctgagactgacagcaggcgcaaggaaatcagtctgtcgagggagatcttcctgcagcagctatTGCCAGAGGTCCGAGGGCAAATCACGGACGCATACACCCTGCCagttgaggacctaatcaggagttcccggaggtcttcaaaccagagctccgccagatgcccagaactcctgccaaacacgggatataccaccaTATTGAGACGAAGGCCCCCCCCACGCAAGTGAAGTTCTGATAACTTCaccgcagcgccttcaggaggccaaaaaggccttcatggaaatggaaaggatgggcatatgcaaaaaggctcccagcccgtgggcttcccctcttcacatggtgcagaaagcggacggcacctggaggccctgcggcgactacaggtggctgaacctggcaacaTAACCAGACCATTACCctctgccgaacatgcaggatctgacggcctctttccacggagccaggatattctccaaaatggacctactaaaatcttattttcaggtcccagtagctccggaggacatccccaaggccgccatcgtcacgcccttcgggtACTATGTCTTTgctttctccaccttcggcctgaggaatgcgggcGCGACCTTCCataggttgatggacagcatcctgggggacctggacttctgcgtctacTACGTCAACGATATCCTGATTTTTTCCTGgtcccgggaggaacacctgcgacacatcccgaaggtcctgcagcaccgacaggagaatggcctcgtcgtcaggtttgacaaatgcaccttcggcgttgagAAGGTGgggttcctgggccacgagatatccccagagggCGTCCGCTTGATGTCATCGAAGGTCgaagccgtcgagaagttccccacccctacctccatcagggccgtacaagaattcctcaggatggtcaactactacagaagattcatcccggggattgctcacaccatggtcCCCCTGACGGAGGCCTTGAAGGGACaaccaaagaccttagtgtggggacccgaccagcagaaggctttcctcctgacgaaggcctcCCTTGCCAatgcaacatctttggcccaccaggatcccagcgctcccctccaactgacgacggatgccagcaatGTCGCTTGCGGAACACTCCTGGAACAGATCATtagagggacccctcagcccatcgccttcttcagtaggaagCTAAACCCcaccgagtcccactacagcaccttcaaccgaGAACTCCTCACGGCATACCAGGCAGTACGGCAcctcaagttcctcctggaggggacgcccttcacaatatggaccgaccaccagccgctggtccacgccttcacgaagctgggcgaCGCATGTcttctaggcagcagcggcacctcgcagccatcgtggagttcacTTGCACCATcgggtacctccccggcaggaagaacccggtagccgacgccctctcgaggatcgagatcgattCCGTACCGCTCAGGATCGATTACGAGGACCTCGCCtgcgaacaagctgctgaccctgagaccccagcctaccgtacagccATCACaatgctgaagtggaaggacgtgcccttcggctcaaaaggatcaacattactgagctaCATTAGTACCGGACGCACCCGCCCGCTAGTACCCACCTCCAGACGTCAGTTggttttcgacatcatccactgcctatcccacccctctggaaggacaAGAGCCAGACTGCTGATAGAagagttcgtctggcacggcatgcaaaaggacgcaacggcctgggcaagataatgtatgcagtgtcagacaagtaaagtAGGGAGGCACACCGAATCGGGAGTGGGtgaattcccccagccaaagagacgttttgggcacatccacgtcgacgtagtagAACcacttcccccatcaggaggagccagatacctacagacagtcgtcgaccgctccaccataTGGCCCAAAGccacgcccatggaagaagccaacTCCAGTGCATGcacggaagccctcctctccagctggatcagccggttcggtgtcccggacgacataacaacagacagggacgccactttcctgtccgagctgtggaccaccctggcacgtctaatggggaccactcaccacagcaccaccacctacaaccctgcagctaacagaatggtggaaagattctacaggtctctgaaggcgtccctcttGGCTCATTGTTctgctgaaaactggaagtaccagctaccctgggtcctcctcaggttgagaaCCTTCCCCAGGGCCAACGGCagcccctcctcagcagaaaaagtctacggggagactctggtagtcccaggggaactcgtcacagagaacagggacgacataggaatACAAAGGCTCCGAAACAAGGTTGGAAAATTCaccccctgccagaggacattcaccgacaggacgtcccccttatGCCCACCGAgatgtcctcctccacccacgtcttcgtcagggacgacgccgtacacccacccttgactagaccctacaggggacctttcctagtcctggaaaggaacaagaagacactccgaatatccatccatgggcgggaagactaggtgtcaatagatcgtctcaaacccgcattcctggaggggggcaaTGAAGGAGGACACCAAGATCTCCTGCAGGATAtggcagcccctcaaacaaccccggTCTCAGAAAGGAGGCGAGGGCGGGAAGGAGGCGAGGGCGTCCCCGGAAACCCCAGAAACCTAACGAAAATACACCCCAACAAACCACTAAAGAGGACAtcggggaaggcgaccaccctctccagatgacatcaagaaagagaggcccCCTTCGTCACCCCAgaagatacctggtttaatcagatgTTGCCCCCGTcttgagggggttgggggggagtattgtaaagtccccgctcaacgcattctctgtggagaacatcccgttttctgcggtgcctttctgcgacctaaggtcgagcagaatatatatttatcaacgcaattataaactatgtatatattgtctttccaagcaatgatttattatgtacaagtaacaagatatttatttcatatgtcagacattgtttatcactatgttctctgtataaaCCTGCCCtatttttaaggaactagtttgacctcaggtcacctgcaaatctttgtaccagcggtctctgcgcactacgcagacatccgcatcccgctttataagcagctatttttttatcaataaatcagcagtacttgtctccctacTCATTATTTCGTACCTCTctcacaataatattaaaatgtaatgtaCTACGTAATGGATGGTATATTCTGGAAAGATCAATGtaaatgataatcaaaataatacaaaaaatctgAACTAATCAAATGGTTCGATAATGTAGAAAGAatagtggatgatgatgatggattggTAAGGAGCATGCAAGAGAGATTAATGAGAGATAAAGGTAAATGGCGCAGTGTGCATAGGAGTTTAGGCACCCTGATGGTGAGCTGCCTTTTCAGTGTATGAAGCAGTTCTTATTGTGGAAGTTTATTCACTGAAGTTTCATCCTGAATGCAGCAATTTCAATTAGAACATGACAGCAGTTGTGTTTTCTTTTCCTAAGTCACCCGTGTTACGGTAAATTGTTTAATGTTGAtaactaattttcatatttggATAAGGTTGAAcgttcaaaatattcatttacttaaaaCTATCTGGATAATGTAAAGCTCTTAAACtaatgtttttcacttttttctataAATCGGTTTCATTTCAAAGTATAGCCTACACTTGTAATAATCAATGGAAAAAATTCATTTAGCTTACATATATTATTAGATAATTCTACTATGAAAACACATGTAAATAAACAACAGAGcatattattag
Protein-coding regions in this window:
- the LOC136844824 gene encoding uncharacterized protein, with the protein product MQCQTSKVGRHTESGVGEFPQPKRRFGHIHVDVVEPLPPSGGARYLQTVVDRSTIWPKATPMEEANSSACTEALLSSWISRTTTYNPAANRMVERFYRSLKASLLAHCSAENWKYQLPWVLLRLRTFPRANGSPSSAEKVYGETLVVPGELVTENRDDIGIQRLRNKVGKFTPCQRTFTDRTSPLCPPRCPPPPTSSSGTTPYTHP